The Amblyomma americanum isolate KBUSLIRL-KWMA chromosome 3, ASM5285725v1, whole genome shotgun sequence genome window below encodes:
- the LOC144126302 gene encoding uncharacterized protein LOC144126302 — protein sequence MAPPGRSRSPTTPTTPPFVIMAPPRDPGTFSGTDGSDVEDWINLYERVSNYNRWDPTLMLANVIFYLNGTARVWYETHEEELTSWDTFKEKLKTLFGRPDDRQLAAKKQLATRAQSSTESYVAYIQDILALCHKVDAAMSETDKVGHVLKGIADDAFHLLVCKDCTSIDFIINKCRRFEQVKGLRISPSLSRLPNTAATSSWTKKQHI from the exons atggctccacccggccggtcaaggagccccactacccccactacccctcctttcgtcatcatggctcctcctcgcgaccccggcacgttttccggcacagatggctcggacgtcgaagactggataAACCTCTACGAGCGTGTCAGCaactacaacaggtgggaccctacgctaatgctcgcgaacgtcatcttttacctcaatggcacggcgcgcgtatggtacgagacccacgaggaagagctaacaagttgggacacctttaaggaaaagttgaagacgctattcggtagacctgatgaccgccagctcgccgccaagaaacagctggctactcgagcacaatcttctaccgagagctacgtggcctacattcaggacatcttggcgctttgtcacaaggtcgacgccgcaatgagtgagaccgataaagtgggccacgtgctcaaaggcattgccgacgatgcgtttcacttgcttgtttgcaaagactgtacctcaattGACTTCATCATAAACAAGTGCCGTCGATTTGAGCAAGTCAAAGGCCTCCGCATTTCGCCGTCGCTTTCTCGCCTTCCcaacacggccgcgacatcttcct GGACCAAGAAGCAACACATATGA